GCGACCGCCACCCAGGGACCGGCCAGTACGGTGGCCGGCATAACGGCGACATAAAACGCGGTGTGGTCGGCGACATAACCGCAACGCACCATCGCCAGCCAAACGCCGACCATGACGATTCCGTTGGCAGTCAATGTAGCCAGGACCGCACCTTGCAGTCCCATCCGGGGCAACAGCCACGCGTTCAATGCGATGTTGCTGACCAGACCGATGCTAAGGGCGACGGTCACCCATTTGCCTTTCTCGGCAACCCACAGATAGTTCTGGCCGATCATCACCAACGCCGACCAGCTACAAAACACAAACGCCATTGGCAGCAGTGATAGCCCGTCGTCATAGCGGCCTTCCAACAGGGTGCCGAACAACCAAGGTGACAGAATCAAGGTGCCCGAGGCGATCAACGTAAAGCACGCCGAAACACCCAACAGCACCTGTTTCAATCGACGCCGCACCGCATCCACGCGACCGGATTCCCAGTCCGCGGCCAAGTAGGGCATCAGGATCCCGCCCAACAGTGTTGCTAAGCTTAGAAACAACATCGGCAGGATGCGGCCACTGTGGTATTGGCCCACCGCGGACTGGCCGATGGATTCGCCGCCCACACCGGCGCCCGGCATGAAGTGCAGAATCATGTATCGATCGGAGAGCTCGAACACATTCCCAATCAAGTTCATCGCCCACAGGGCCGCGGCATACGGCAGAATGCGTCGCCACATCTTCGGCGCGTCAAACGATTCGGTGGCGATCGGCATTCCCGACCAGCCACGACGCAATCGCCACAGGCCAGGCGTGGTGGCAAGCACGGTTGTTGCCGAAAACGTCAGCACTAGGCCGGTCAATCCGCCGCCGGTCGCCAGCCATGCGACACCGCCGATTCCAAAACCGACGCCCTGCATGAACTGCATCACCGAAACCATGCGGACCTGCCGCAGGGACGAATTCAAATCGTTGATGAAGTTGAAGAACACAATCGACAACACGCCCACACCGACCGCATAGATCAGCGTGGCGTCTTGGGGCTGCAAGAAGATCAGCCAGCCGAACCACTGCGGACAGCACCACATGATGCAGAATCCGATCACTGCCAGGCACCCGGTGGTCAAACCGATGCGTCGAAGGAATGACCCCAGTTGGCCTCGGCTGCGAAAATGTTCAACGTAGCGCGGCAGCGAACCGGGAATGCCCAGCAACATCACCGGCGTGATCAGCGTGATGAATCCAAAAGCCATTGACCACTGGCCGACCACGGCGTCGTCCATCAAGCGACAAAACCAGATGCCGCGAAAGAACCCGATCGCACGCTGGACGATCGTCATCGCCAAGACGATCACCATGCCGAGCGCAAGCGAATCCGCTTTGAAGCCGGTGCCCCGCCCTGACGCTGCGCTTTCGGCCGTAGCTGACGACCCGTTGGCCGCGTCGGCATCGCTCATGAAATCAATTGGTTTGGTGTGGTGCGAATCGGGCAGGCACCGCTGGCCTGTCGCTGATCGGTTCCCCGCGACCGAATCCCCTGCCTGAATATCGCTTACGGTCCGCAGCGGGCGGGCCCGAGAGGTGCACAACGAAACACCATGATCATCAAAGGGTTGACGGTTGTGAGGACCGCAACGATTCACCGGATCGCGACAGGTCACTGTGGCGACGGATGACACCCCGGAAACGACGATAGGTTCGAACGGTCTAGAAAAGACGCGTTCGAACCTGTCGTGCGGAAAAGTGGTCGGCCCCGTTCGCTAGCGCGAGCGACGACCCTTTTCAAACCTCCGCCCCTAACGGATGTGTGATGGGTCACCGGCGGTCGATCGACCGCCGATGAAGCTAGGCGTCAGCGTGGCAACGGGACGCGTCGCACCGGTGCCGGTGCCGGTGAGGTTTCAACCTTCGTCGTCGATCGGGATGCTGCGGCGGGGGACGCCGCGGGCGACGCTTGCGACACGCCCGAATCACCGCCACCGTTCCAGTGATAGGTCATCTGGCGGACTTCGGCGGACGGACCGTTTTGCGGTGCAGGCAGGCTGCGATCGATCGTCCCCGATCCGATCGGTGCCTCAAACGTTTCCGGCGTCGGTTGGGCACCCGGGACGGTTTCTAAACGATCCACCGGAGCTCCGTAAAGGACATCGCCGGTCGAATCACCCAGGGCGTCCGACAAGGTCGGGGCCATCGATTCGGGCAAATCTGGCACGAAGGCACCGTCACCGCTCAAGACGGTGTCGCTGATCACTTTGCCTTCGGACATGGTCATGCCGGGGGCCATCGTGCTGCCGACAGTTCCGCCGTTGGGACCGGGAATCATCTGGGCCGCAGCGTCGGCCGACTGGACCGGGCCACGACGGACCACCGCGGGCCGGGTGACGCCGTATTCCAGGTGGTAACCCGCACTACGTTCGCGGGCACGTTCCAAGGCGTCACAGTAAGCCTTTTCATGCCACGGGCCTTCGCTGACGGTGATGCCGTTGTTGACCAACAGCGTGCCGACCAGGTAATCGACGTAGTTCAGTGATTTGTTGTACTCGCCGACCGCACGGTAGTAAGCGATCTGGGCGTCGGCCCGACGTTGTTGGCTTTGCAGCACGACGTTGGTGTCCCCACGGCCTTCCTTCAAGTTGGCCAAGCGTGCGTCGACTTCGTCTTCCGCATCGGCCCACTGTGCGGCGGAGATCTGGATCTGACGATAGTGGGTGGCCGTCTTGGTGATCGCGTCGGACAGCAAGAACGTCAACAAGCGTTCCTTTTCTTGCAAGTTGGCTTTCTCGCGGACCAGTCGCCATTCGGCACCGTTGATGCGAGTCAGTTCACGACGGGCACCGAACGCGGGCGGAGTGATTTCCAGTCGGACGCCGCCTTCCTGGTAATTGCCCTCGGTCAATTCCCCCAACGCACTACTGCCGGGCAGCGGGAAGTTCTGTGCACGACGTTCCGGCGGTCCCAGTTGGTCACCCACACCGACCCAGCGGTACAGCAACGACAGGTTCACTTCAGGCAAGATTTGGTTTTTCGCTAACATCAATTCCAGTTCGCTTTGCTTGATCCGGAATTTGGTTTGGCGAAGTTCAGCGTTCAGATAAAGCATTTGTGCGGTGGAAACGAACCAGTCGTGTTCGACGCGGGCGATCGTCGGTTCGTCGATCGGTCGGATCAAACGTCCGTCGGTGGCCGATTGTCCGATCAGTTCACGCAGACGCCGTTCGCGACCGAACACGCCGAATCGGTCTTGGCCCAAAACATTCGACCCGGTCAGTGTTCCGACCAGTTGGTTTTGGAAGCTGTGGTATTGGCCTTGGGCTTGTTTCAAGTCTTGGATCGTGCCAATGCCTTCTTCCATATTCAGCTTCGCAAAGTCCGCGGTAACCTGAGCACTGTTTCGGCCGACGGCAACGCTGGCGAATGCACGATAGGCGACGTACAGGTCCCAATACGCGACTTCCACGTCGCGAACCAAGTTGCGGACCTGCAGTTCGAATTCGGCGATTGAAATGTCTTCGTTCAGGCTGGCCAACACGACCGGGATGCGATTGACCAGTGTGCCGCGATTTCGCATCAACGGGTGTTGAACCTGAGCCTCGACGATGGCGGTCCAGTCACTGGCGACCGATCGTGCGATGCTGTTGGGTTGGGTGTTGTTTCGCGAATACAGGATTTGTTGACGCAGCGTTGCCACGCCACCAGTGGCGAATCGTTTGCTGATTGCCGATTGTTGGGTGGCCGTGTCCGACTGGGCGAACACCGGGTTGAACACGTTGCCGGGCAGCACATTGTTCGGACGGTCGCCTTTTTGATAGTCAAAGAATGCGGTCGCCTGGGCATCAAATTCGGCCAAGGCGTCTTCCACCCCGCCGACCTGGTTGGCTCGCAGCACGCCACGGGGCAGCACGCGATTGCCGTTACCGTCGACTGTCAACGGGATCGACTGAGTCGTCGACTGGGCGATGGCCACGTCGTAAACGCTGCCGAATTGATCGGAGGTGCCAGCGATGAACTGTTCCGCGGTGTTGGCGCGTTGCTCGGCGATGCCGTTGGTGGTGATCAAGAACTTGGCGTTGTGCAGCGCCATGTTGACGCATTCTTCCAGCGTCAGATCCCAGAACTGGTAATCGTGGTTGTTGATCGACAACGGCGGCAACGCCTCGCGAGTTTCCGCGAGGCTTTCGACTTCCACATCGGGATACTCGATCTGGGTGGCCGTGTTCAGATAGTGCTGCAGCTCCGGCGACTCTTTCAAAAAGAAAGGTTGCGTCGGCGCGCAGCCGGTGGCCAACAAGACCGTCAGGCCGATTTGCAAGTATGCAGTCAGTCGAAACAGCGAGCGATTCATGCTCCGGGCTTCCCTGTCGCGGTGCCGCTGTGAAACACACCCGTCAGACGTCGGTCAATCGACCGGCGTGCCGATTCGTCGGCATGGCGTGTTCCCGCAATGCGGGCCGTTAATTGGAAAGCCCCCCACCGAGGTCGTCTTCGCGTACACCGTCCACCAACGATTGGCGAAAAGACCTCGTCCACGGGCAGTTATCGGAAGCCCCGCTGTCAAACTTTGACGGTTCCTGGAAACTTTCTCAAGAATCCGTCACTTCGATGCCGGCACGGTTTCACATGCGTGTTTCGCGGGCCCACCACGCCGGAAATCGCGACCGGACAGACGATGATCGACTATCGCAATGGGATCAATTCCAAGGCCGAAAAGTCCAAGTCGTCTTCCTCGGGTGCAACGGGCAGCTCGGGC
The DNA window shown above is from Crateriforma spongiae and carries:
- a CDS encoding lipopolysaccharide biosynthesis protein — translated: MSDADAANGSSATAESAASGRGTGFKADSLALGMVIVLAMTIVQRAIGFFRGIWFCRLMDDAVVGQWSMAFGFITLITPVMLLGIPGSLPRYVEHFRSRGQLGSFLRRIGLTTGCLAVIGFCIMWCCPQWFGWLIFLQPQDATLIYAVGVGVLSIVFFNFINDLNSSLRQVRMVSVMQFMQGVGFGIGGVAWLATGGGLTGLVLTFSATTVLATTPGLWRLRRGWSGMPIATESFDAPKMWRRILPYAAALWAMNLIGNVFELSDRYMILHFMPGAGVGGESIGQSAVGQYHSGRILPMLFLSLATLLGGILMPYLAADWESGRVDAVRRRLKQVLLGVSACFTLIASGTLILSPWLFGTLLEGRYDDGLSLLPMAFVFCSWSALVMIGQNYLWVAEKGKWVTVALSIGLVSNIALNAWLLPRMGLQGAVLATLTANGIVMVGVWLAMVRCGYVADHTAFYVAVMPATVLAGPWVAVAAVTIVMITSPAMRQWAEEGVALARERFAFLAPASA
- a CDS encoding TolC family protein; the protein is MNRSLFRLTAYLQIGLTVLLATGCAPTQPFFLKESPELQHYLNTATQIEYPDVEVESLAETREALPPLSINNHDYQFWDLTLEECVNMALHNAKFLITTNGIAEQRANTAEQFIAGTSDQFGSVYDVAIAQSTTQSIPLTVDGNGNRVLPRGVLRANQVGGVEDALAEFDAQATAFFDYQKGDRPNNVLPGNVFNPVFAQSDTATQQSAISKRFATGGVATLRQQILYSRNNTQPNSIARSVASDWTAIVEAQVQHPLMRNRGTLVNRIPVVLASLNEDISIAEFELQVRNLVRDVEVAYWDLYVAYRAFASVAVGRNSAQVTADFAKLNMEEGIGTIQDLKQAQGQYHSFQNQLVGTLTGSNVLGQDRFGVFGRERRLRELIGQSATDGRLIRPIDEPTIARVEHDWFVSTAQMLYLNAELRQTKFRIKQSELELMLAKNQILPEVNLSLLYRWVGVGDQLGPPERRAQNFPLPGSSALGELTEGNYQEGGVRLEITPPAFGARRELTRINGAEWRLVREKANLQEKERLLTFLLSDAITKTATHYRQIQISAAQWADAEDEVDARLANLKEGRGDTNVVLQSQQRRADAQIAYYRAVGEYNKSLNYVDYLVGTLLVNNGITVSEGPWHEKAYCDALERARERSAGYHLEYGVTRPAVVRRGPVQSADAAAQMIPGPNGGTVGSTMAPGMTMSEGKVISDTVLSGDGAFVPDLPESMAPTLSDALGDSTGDVLYGAPVDRLETVPGAQPTPETFEAPIGSGTIDRSLPAPQNGPSAEVRQMTYHWNGGGDSGVSQASPAASPAAASRSTTKVETSPAPAPVRRVPLPR